From one Catenuloplanes nepalensis genomic stretch:
- a CDS encoding ArnT family glycosyltransferase, giving the protein MTSTLPAEAVPSPETPDPPPETPATVTRSRRQRILRGPDDDPAWARPALYALLIATAVLYLWGLSASGWANSFYAAAVQAGSESWKAFFFGSSDAANFITVDKTPLSLWPMSLAARIFGMNSWSMLVPQALMGVASVALLYATVRRWFPPAAALLAGAVLATTPVAALMFRFNNPDALLVLLMIAACWAMVRALERGATTWLLLCGVLMGLGYLAKMLQVLLILPALGLVYLIAGPPKLGRRFLQLLGAAGAMIVAAGWWILAVELWPEDSRPYIGGSQNNSILELTLGYNGLGRLNGNETGSVGGGGTGGPGGGMAGPGGGGGNGGGMWGESGILRMFDSAQGGQIAWLLPAALVLMIAGLVVTARRPRTDRTRAAFVIWGGWLVVTTLTFSFMQGIFHAYYTVALAPAIGALTGMGGALLWSRRRSPWAIALLAATVAGTAVWAWVLLGRSADWYPWLRWTVLIGGVVAAVALAATSRLAARIAVPVGVVAAAITLAAPAAYAINTAGTPHGGAIPSAGPMTAGGFGGGPGGGRGGRRTFPGGQAIPGGGQMIPGGGQAMPGGGFPGGGQAPPQGFTGGGQGGPGAYGRGNAGGMGGLLNGSEPSAEMVALLEKDADRYTWIAAAVGSNRASGYQLATGDPVMAIGGFNGTDPTPSLAQFQEYVEQGKIHYFIGDGGFGGGGRDGSGQVGAEIATWVQANFASQTLDDTTIYDLTVPASASQGS; this is encoded by the coding sequence ATGACCTCGACGTTGCCCGCTGAGGCCGTACCTTCCCCGGAGACGCCGGACCCTCCTCCGGAGACGCCCGCGACCGTCACGCGGTCGCGCCGGCAGCGGATCCTCCGCGGCCCCGACGACGACCCGGCGTGGGCCCGTCCCGCGCTCTACGCACTGCTGATCGCCACCGCCGTCCTCTACCTCTGGGGGCTCAGCGCCTCCGGCTGGGCCAACTCGTTCTACGCGGCCGCGGTGCAGGCCGGCTCGGAGAGCTGGAAGGCGTTCTTCTTCGGCTCCTCCGACGCGGCCAACTTCATCACCGTCGACAAGACGCCGCTCTCGCTCTGGCCGATGTCACTGGCCGCCCGGATCTTCGGGATGAACTCGTGGAGCATGCTCGTCCCGCAGGCGCTGATGGGCGTGGCGTCGGTCGCGCTGCTCTACGCCACGGTCCGGCGCTGGTTTCCGCCCGCGGCCGCGCTGCTGGCCGGCGCGGTGCTCGCCACCACCCCGGTCGCGGCGCTGATGTTCCGCTTCAACAACCCGGACGCGCTGCTCGTGCTGCTGATGATCGCGGCGTGCTGGGCGATGGTCCGCGCGCTGGAGCGGGGCGCGACCACGTGGCTGCTGCTCTGCGGCGTGCTCATGGGCCTCGGATACCTCGCCAAGATGCTCCAGGTACTGCTGATCCTGCCCGCGCTCGGCCTGGTCTACCTGATCGCCGGCCCGCCGAAGCTGGGCAGGCGGTTCCTGCAGCTGCTCGGCGCGGCCGGCGCGATGATCGTCGCGGCCGGCTGGTGGATCCTCGCGGTCGAGCTGTGGCCGGAGGACTCCCGGCCATACATCGGCGGTTCGCAGAACAACAGCATTCTGGAGCTCACGCTCGGCTACAACGGGCTCGGCCGGCTCAACGGCAACGAGACCGGCAGCGTCGGCGGCGGAGGCACCGGCGGACCGGGCGGCGGCATGGCCGGGCCGGGCGGCGGCGGTGGCAACGGCGGTGGGATGTGGGGTGAGTCCGGCATCCTGCGGATGTTCGACTCCGCGCAGGGCGGTCAGATCGCCTGGCTGCTGCCGGCCGCGCTGGTGCTGATGATCGCCGGGCTGGTGGTCACCGCGCGCCGGCCGCGCACCGACCGTACCCGCGCGGCGTTCGTGATCTGGGGTGGCTGGCTCGTCGTCACCACGCTCACGTTCAGCTTCATGCAGGGGATCTTCCACGCGTACTACACGGTGGCGTTGGCCCCGGCGATCGGCGCGCTGACCGGCATGGGCGGCGCGCTGCTCTGGTCGCGGCGGCGCAGCCCGTGGGCGATCGCGCTGCTGGCCGCGACGGTCGCGGGCACCGCGGTCTGGGCCTGGGTGCTGCTCGGGCGCAGCGCGGACTGGTACCCGTGGCTGCGCTGGACCGTGCTGATCGGCGGGGTGGTGGCCGCGGTGGCGCTGGCCGCGACCAGCCGGCTCGCCGCGCGGATCGCGGTACCGGTGGGCGTGGTGGCGGCCGCGATCACGCTGGCGGCACCGGCGGCATACGCCATCAACACCGCGGGTACGCCGCACGGCGGCGCGATCCCGTCCGCCGGCCCGATGACCGCCGGTGGATTCGGCGGCGGGCCGGGCGGCGGGCGCGGCGGCCGGAGAACCTTCCCGGGCGGCCAGGCGATCCCCGGCGGCGGTCAGATGATCCCCGGCGGTGGCCAGGCGATGCCCGGCGGTGGTTTCCCGGGCGGTGGCCAGGCGCCGCCGCAGGGCTTCACCGGCGGCGGTCAGGGCGGCCCGGGTGCGTACGGCCGGGGCAACGCCGGTGGCATGGGCGGGCTGCTCAACGGCTCCGAGCCGAGCGCGGAGATGGTCGCGCTGCTGGAGAAGGACGCGGACCGATACACCTGGATCGCGGCCGCGGTCGGCTCCAACCGGGCCTCCGGATATCAGCTCGCCACCGGCGACCCGGTGATGGCCATCGGCGGTTTCAACGGCACCGACCCGACGCCCTCGCTCGCACAGTTCCAGGAGTACGTGGAGCAGGGGAAGATCCACTACTTCATCGGGGACGGCGGCTTCGGCGGCGGCGGGCGCGACGGCAGCGGCCAGGTCGGCGCGGAGATCGCGACCTGGGTCCAGGCCAACTTCGCGTCGCAGACCCTGGACGACACGACGATCTACGACCTCACCGTGCCCGCCTCCGCGTCGCAGGGGAGCTGA
- a CDS encoding sensor histidine kinase produces the protein MSSSRRTDSRPRGPRGWPLRTRLVATMLALLAAACLLISVVTELALHRNLQDQLDRQLNTAAQRVEIFERPGSGPDQWIGRGQPAGTLVAYLSGDRPGVRILGTDLQEIDAGGALYAMLGTIPADGRPRTYHLEGYGNYRLKAQRQGPHDDLVVTGLPTAQVESTQVQVAVILAVVTGGALVIAGVAGVVIIRRALRPLRRVAATAGRVAELELDRGEVALAERLPDEFTDPRTEVGQVGAALNRMLGNVEAALAARHASETQVRQFVADASHELRTPLAAIRGYAELTRRSRQEVPPEVAHVLTRVESEAKRMTLLVEDMLLLARLDAGRPLAHEPVDLAMLAVDTVSDAHAAGPRHVWRLDLPPEDSLVEVLGDRARLHQVLANLLANARTHTPPGTEVTVSVQRRDGRAAVLVADTGPGIPADLLPHVFERFARGDSSRSRAAGSTGLGLAIVHAVVTAHGGRIDVRSRPGRTEFLVSMPLTAGAIPAGA, from the coding sequence ATGTCCTCAAGCCGGCGGACTGACAGCCGGCCGCGCGGGCCCAGGGGCTGGCCGCTGCGGACGCGACTGGTCGCCACCATGCTGGCGCTGCTGGCCGCGGCCTGCCTGCTGATCTCCGTGGTGACCGAACTGGCGCTGCACCGGAACCTGCAGGACCAGCTGGACCGGCAGCTGAACACGGCCGCGCAGCGCGTGGAGATCTTCGAGCGTCCGGGCAGCGGGCCGGATCAGTGGATCGGGCGCGGGCAGCCGGCCGGGACGCTGGTCGCCTACCTCAGCGGTGACCGTCCCGGCGTGCGCATCCTCGGCACGGATCTGCAGGAGATCGACGCGGGTGGCGCGCTCTACGCGATGCTCGGCACGATCCCGGCCGACGGCCGTCCCAGGACCTACCACCTGGAGGGGTACGGCAACTACCGGCTGAAGGCGCAGCGGCAGGGCCCGCACGACGACCTGGTCGTCACCGGGCTGCCCACCGCCCAGGTGGAGAGCACGCAGGTGCAGGTCGCGGTGATACTGGCCGTCGTCACCGGCGGCGCGCTGGTGATCGCCGGCGTCGCCGGGGTCGTGATCATCCGCCGGGCGCTGCGCCCGCTGCGCCGCGTCGCCGCCACCGCCGGCCGCGTGGCCGAGCTGGAACTGGACCGCGGCGAGGTCGCGCTGGCCGAGCGGCTGCCGGACGAGTTCACCGACCCGCGCACCGAGGTCGGCCAGGTCGGCGCCGCGCTCAACCGCATGCTCGGCAACGTCGAGGCCGCGCTCGCGGCCCGGCACGCCAGCGAGACGCAGGTGCGCCAGTTCGTCGCGGATGCCAGTCATGAGCTGCGCACGCCGCTGGCCGCGATCCGCGGGTACGCCGAGCTGACCCGCCGCAGCCGCCAGGAGGTACCGCCCGAGGTGGCGCACGTGCTGACCCGGGTCGAGTCCGAGGCGAAGCGGATGACGCTGCTGGTCGAGGACATGCTGCTGCTGGCCCGGCTGGACGCGGGCCGGCCGCTTGCGCACGAGCCGGTCGACCTGGCGATGCTCGCGGTCGACACGGTCAGCGACGCGCACGCGGCCGGTCCGCGGCACGTCTGGCGGCTCGACCTGCCACCGGAGGACTCGCTCGTGGAGGTGCTCGGCGACCGCGCGCGCCTGCACCAGGTGCTGGCGAACCTGCTGGCCAACGCGCGTACGCACACGCCGCCCGGCACCGAGGTGACGGTGTCCGTGCAGCGCCGGGACGGCCGGGCCGCGGTGCTGGTGGCCGACACCGGGCCGGGCATCCCGGCGGACCTGCTGCCGCACGTCTTCGAGCGGTTCGCGCGCGGCGACAGCTCCCGGTCGCGCGCCGCGGGCAGCACCGGCCTGGGCCTGGCGATCGTGCACGCGGTGGTCACCGCGCACGGCGGGCGGATCGACGTGCGCAGCCGGCCGGGCCGCACGGAGTTCCTGGTATCGATGCCGTTGACCGCGGGCGCGATCCCGGCAGGGGCGTAA
- a CDS encoding response regulator, with protein MAAVAEDLIPPVRVLIVDDDALVRTGLSMILGAAPEISVVGEAADGAEVAAAIDAHRPDVVLMDIRMPRVDGLAATEAVRARPDAPEVIVLTTFDLDEYVLRALRAGASGFLLKDTPPTEIIHAVRRVASGEATLSPTVTRQLIAHVAAPAVPARNRPLELLDRLSEREREVAIAVGQGKSNAEIAGELFMSVATVKAHVSRLLTKLGLNNRVQIAILVHDAGVI; from the coding sequence ATGGCTGCCGTGGCCGAAGACCTGATTCCGCCGGTACGCGTGTTGATCGTCGACGACGACGCGCTGGTCCGGACCGGGCTCTCGATGATCCTCGGTGCCGCCCCGGAGATCAGCGTGGTCGGCGAGGCCGCGGACGGTGCCGAGGTCGCGGCCGCGATCGACGCGCACCGCCCCGACGTGGTGCTGATGGACATCCGCATGCCGCGGGTGGACGGCCTGGCCGCGACCGAGGCGGTCCGCGCCCGCCCGGACGCGCCCGAGGTGATCGTGCTGACCACGTTCGACCTGGACGAGTACGTGCTGCGCGCGCTCCGGGCCGGCGCCAGCGGCTTCCTGCTGAAGGACACGCCGCCCACGGAGATCATCCACGCGGTTCGCCGGGTCGCGTCCGGCGAGGCCACGCTCTCGCCCACGGTCACCCGCCAGCTGATCGCGCACGTGGCCGCGCCGGCCGTGCCCGCCCGCAACCGCCCGCTGGAGCTGCTCGACCGGCTCAGCGAGCGGGAACGCGAGGTCGCGATCGCGGTCGGCCAGGGCAAGTCCAACGCGGAGATCGCCGGCGAGCTGTTCATGAGCGTGGCCACGGTCAAGGCGCACGTCTCCCGCCTGCTGACCAAGCTCGGCCTGAACAACCGCGTCCAGATCGCCATCCTGGTCCACGACGCGGGTGTGATTTGA
- a CDS encoding bifunctional glycosyltransferase family 2/GtrA family protein, producing the protein MSITAGVTAPAGIPPVTAALDVVIPVHNEERDLEPCVRRLHEHLSASFPYPFRITIADNASTDGTLDVGRRLAESLPGVSITHLPRKGRGYALKEVWSASGAPVLAYMDVDLSTDLAALLPLVAPLFSGHSDVAIGSRLSRSSRVVRGAKREIISRGYNLILRGTLQARFSDAQCGFKAIRKDVADRLLPLVEDTGWFFDTELLVLAQRAGLRIHEVPVDWIDDPDSRVDIVSTAIADLKGIARLGRALATGRLPVAELRAQLGRAPLAPVPGVPAGMTGQLLRFAAVGVASTLTYLLIYALLRLGLGAQVANLLALLITAVGNTAANRRFTFGVQGRDGAARHHLQGLMIFGLGLALTSGSLATLHAVTETPHRVIELLILVAANLMATLLRFLLMRAWVFTKA; encoded by the coding sequence ATGTCGATCACCGCAGGAGTGACCGCACCGGCCGGCATCCCACCCGTCACCGCCGCGCTCGACGTGGTCATCCCGGTCCACAACGAGGAGCGGGACCTGGAGCCGTGCGTGCGGCGGCTGCACGAGCACCTCAGCGCGTCCTTCCCGTACCCGTTCCGGATCACCATCGCGGACAACGCCAGCACGGACGGCACGCTCGACGTCGGGCGGCGGCTCGCGGAGAGCCTGCCGGGCGTGTCGATCACGCACCTGCCGCGCAAGGGCCGGGGATACGCGCTGAAGGAGGTGTGGTCCGCGTCCGGCGCGCCGGTGCTGGCGTACATGGACGTGGACCTCTCCACCGACCTGGCCGCGCTGCTGCCGCTGGTGGCGCCGCTCTTCTCCGGCCACTCGGACGTGGCGATCGGGTCCCGGCTGTCCCGGAGTTCACGGGTGGTCCGCGGCGCCAAGCGCGAGATCATCTCGCGCGGCTACAACCTGATCCTCCGCGGCACGCTGCAGGCTCGCTTCTCCGACGCGCAGTGCGGCTTCAAGGCGATCCGCAAGGACGTGGCCGACCGGCTGCTCCCGCTGGTCGAGGACACCGGGTGGTTCTTCGACACCGAGCTGCTGGTCCTGGCCCAGCGCGCCGGCCTGCGCATCCACGAGGTGCCGGTGGACTGGATCGACGACCCGGACAGCCGCGTCGACATCGTGTCGACCGCGATCGCCGACCTGAAGGGCATCGCCCGCCTCGGCCGCGCGCTCGCCACCGGCCGCCTCCCCGTGGCCGAGCTTCGCGCCCAGCTCGGCCGTGCCCCGCTCGCCCCGGTCCCCGGTGTCCCCGCCGGGATGACCGGCCAGCTGCTGCGGTTCGCCGCGGTCGGCGTGGCGAGCACGCTCACGTACCTGCTGATCTACGCCCTTCTCCGGCTCGGGCTCGGTGCACAGGTCGCGAACCTGCTCGCGCTGCTGATCACCGCGGTCGGCAACACGGCGGCGAACCGGCGCTTCACGTTCGGCGTGCAGGGCAGGGACGGCGCGGCCCGGCACCACCTACAGGGATTGATGATCTTCGGTCTCGGCCTCGCACTGACCAGCGGCTCACTGGCCACGTTGCACGCAGTCACGGAGACTCCACACAGGGTCATTGAGCTGCTGATACTCGTCGCCGCGAACCTGATGGCCACGTTGCTGCGGTTCCTCCTGATGCGGGCCTGGGTCTTCACGAAGGCGTGA
- a CDS encoding ATP-binding protein, with product MSGTRQLSAIVARDDSRGAVLIAFEGDLTLRSAARARSVITKALAECPVVVIVSLDRVRISHDGALAVFVAPRWRAGHSPEAPLLLVARSTVAARLRVLNRGVRVHPTLDKALGAAGDLRASSRWEHLRLDAGPLAASFARSIVGDACTGWDVHELLYSARAVISELVNNAVEHGGTPIGVTVTLRRPYLYLVVADGNPAPPRIRPVSGGDPRAPLAERGRGLRVVEAEAHRWGCSALPQGKAVWAALRLAG from the coding sequence GTGAGCGGAACCAGACAGCTGTCCGCGATAGTGGCGCGCGACGACAGCCGCGGCGCCGTTCTCATCGCGTTCGAGGGCGATCTGACGCTGCGCAGCGCCGCCCGGGCCCGATCCGTGATCACCAAGGCGCTGGCCGAATGCCCGGTGGTGGTGATCGTCTCGCTGGACCGCGTGCGGATCTCGCACGACGGCGCGCTCGCGGTCTTCGTGGCACCGCGCTGGCGGGCCGGCCATTCCCCGGAGGCGCCGTTGCTGCTGGTCGCCCGGTCCACGGTCGCGGCGCGGCTGCGCGTGCTGAACCGCGGCGTACGCGTGCACCCCACGCTGGACAAGGCGCTCGGCGCCGCCGGTGACCTGCGCGCGTCCAGCCGGTGGGAGCACCTGCGGCTGGACGCGGGACCGCTGGCCGCTTCGTTCGCGCGCTCGATCGTCGGCGACGCGTGCACGGGCTGGGACGTGCACGAACTGCTCTACTCGGCCCGGGCGGTCATCTCCGAGCTGGTCAACAACGCGGTCGAGCACGGCGGCACGCCGATCGGCGTGACCGTGACACTGCGCCGGCCGTACCTCTATCTGGTGGTCGCGGACGGCAACCCGGCACCGCCCCGGATCCGCCCGGTCAGCGGCGGCGACCCGCGCGCGCCGCTCGCCGAACGGGGCCGTGGCCTGCGCGTCGTCGAGGCCGAGGCGCACCGCTGGGGCTGCTCCGCGCTGCCGCAGGGCAAGGCGGTCTGGGCCGCGCTTCGCCTGGCCGGATAG
- the dnaE gene encoding DNA polymerase III subunit alpha translates to MGDSFVHLHVHTEYSMLDGAARLKDLFKEAKRLEMPAVAISDHGNMHGAYDFYKQAKAADIVPIIGVEAYVAPESRFHKQRVKWGRPEQKSDDVSGNGAITHMTMWAQNADGLKNLFKLNSRASFEGHYVKWPRMDMELISEYAKGIMATTGCPSGAVQTRLRLGQFDEAVKVAGQYQDIFGKDNYFLEIMDHGLSIESRVREGLLEISKKLNIPPVVTNDSHYTYEEQAAAHDVLLCVQTGSNVDDPNRFRFDGNGYFVKSADQMRAIDSSDAWQEGCRNTLLVAEKVDTTGMFTFKNLMPRFPVPEGYTEESWFRHEAFEGLKRRFPNGIPETHVTQAEYELGIIIQMGFPSYFLVVADFIQWSKRNGIAVGPGRGSAAGSLVAYALGITDLDPLPHGLIFERFLNPDRVSMPDVDIDFDERRRAEVIRYVTDKWGEDRVAQIATFGTIKAKAAIKDSARVLGYPYAVGDRITKAMPPAVMGKDIPLSGIFDSNHPRYSEANELRSMYESEMDVKKVIDTARGIEGLIRQTGVHAAGVIMSAEPIIDHIPLMRRDADGSIITQFDYPTCETLGLLKMDFLGLRNLTIIDDAVKNIELNHGVKLDLLGLELTDQATYELLARGDTLGVFQLDGGPMRSLLRLMKPDNFEDISAVLALYRPGPMGADSHTNYALRKNGLQDIIPIHPELETPLKEILGPTYGLIVYQEQVQRAAQKLAGYSLGQADLLRRAMGKKKKEVLEKEFVPFRDGMRANKYSDEAIKAIWDVLVPFADYAFNKAHTAGYGLVSYWTGYLKANYPAEYMAGLLTSVGDDKDKMALYLAECRRMGISVLPPDVNESAGPFTPVGKDIRFGLAAVRNVGANVVEAIRRCRDDKGKYTDFYDFLSKVDAVACNKKTIESLIKAGAFDSMGHTRKGLLAVHAEAIDAYSGVKKNEAVGQFDLFGAGFGDAAPSATVAMPTIPDSEWDKRDKLAFEREMLGLYVSDHPLFGLEHVLSQHADTSIAALAEEGTVPDGAVVTLAGILSGVQRRVTKQGKAWASASLEGLAGGVEALFFPNTYEMVGQYIAEDAIVVVKGRIDRRDDTPRIMAMDMMMPDVHTNPDTKPVILTMPITRCTPPLVERLKEVLMLHPGDNEIHVKLVNGGRTTVLRLGTRVAPTTALMGDLKSVLGPAAVG, encoded by the coding sequence GTGGGCGATTCGTTCGTGCACCTCCACGTGCACACGGAGTATTCGATGCTCGACGGTGCGGCGCGGTTGAAGGACCTCTTCAAGGAGGCGAAGCGGCTCGAGATGCCGGCGGTGGCGATCAGCGACCACGGCAACATGCACGGGGCCTACGACTTCTACAAGCAGGCCAAGGCCGCGGACATCGTGCCGATCATCGGCGTGGAGGCGTACGTCGCGCCCGAGTCCCGCTTCCACAAGCAGCGCGTGAAGTGGGGCCGCCCGGAGCAGAAGTCGGACGACGTCTCCGGTAACGGCGCGATCACGCACATGACCATGTGGGCGCAGAACGCGGACGGCCTGAAGAACCTGTTCAAGCTCAACTCGCGCGCCTCGTTCGAGGGCCACTACGTGAAGTGGCCGCGGATGGACATGGAGCTGATCTCCGAGTACGCCAAGGGCATCATGGCGACCACCGGCTGCCCGTCCGGCGCGGTGCAGACCCGCCTGCGGCTCGGCCAGTTCGACGAGGCGGTCAAGGTCGCGGGGCAGTACCAGGACATCTTCGGCAAGGACAACTACTTCCTGGAGATCATGGATCACGGGCTCTCCATCGAGAGCCGGGTCCGTGAGGGCCTCCTGGAGATCAGCAAGAAGCTGAACATCCCGCCGGTGGTCACGAACGACTCGCACTACACCTACGAGGAGCAGGCCGCCGCGCACGACGTGCTGCTCTGCGTGCAGACCGGCTCGAACGTCGACGATCCGAACCGGTTCCGGTTCGACGGCAACGGCTACTTCGTGAAGTCGGCGGACCAGATGCGCGCGATCGACTCCTCCGACGCCTGGCAGGAGGGCTGCCGGAACACGCTGCTGGTGGCCGAGAAGGTCGACACCACCGGCATGTTCACGTTCAAGAACCTGATGCCGCGCTTCCCGGTGCCGGAGGGCTACACGGAGGAGTCCTGGTTCCGGCACGAAGCGTTCGAGGGCCTCAAGCGGCGCTTCCCGAACGGCATCCCGGAGACGCATGTCACGCAGGCGGAGTACGAGCTCGGGATCATCATCCAGATGGGCTTCCCGTCGTACTTCCTGGTGGTCGCGGACTTCATCCAGTGGTCGAAGCGGAACGGCATCGCGGTCGGCCCGGGTCGTGGCTCGGCGGCCGGTTCGCTGGTCGCGTACGCGCTGGGCATCACCGACCTCGATCCGCTGCCGCACGGCCTGATCTTCGAGCGTTTCCTGAACCCGGACCGCGTCTCGATGCCCGACGTCGACATCGACTTCGACGAGCGCCGGCGCGCCGAGGTGATCCGCTACGTGACGGACAAGTGGGGCGAGGACCGGGTCGCGCAGATCGCCACGTTCGGCACGATCAAGGCGAAGGCCGCGATCAAGGACTCCGCGCGCGTGCTGGGCTACCCGTACGCGGTCGGCGACCGGATCACCAAGGCCATGCCGCCGGCCGTGATGGGCAAGGACATCCCGCTCTCCGGCATCTTCGACTCCAACCACCCGCGGTACTCCGAGGCCAACGAGCTGCGGTCGATGTACGAGTCGGAGATGGACGTCAAGAAGGTCATCGACACCGCGCGCGGCATCGAGGGCCTGATCCGGCAGACCGGCGTGCACGCGGCCGGCGTCATCATGTCCGCCGAGCCGATCATCGACCACATCCCGCTGATGCGCCGGGACGCGGACGGCTCGATCATCACGCAGTTCGACTACCCGACCTGCGAGACGCTCGGCCTGCTGAAGATGGACTTCCTCGGTCTGCGGAACCTGACGATCATCGACGACGCGGTCAAGAACATCGAGCTCAACCACGGGGTCAAACTCGACCTGCTCGGGCTGGAGCTGACCGACCAGGCCACCTACGAGCTGCTGGCCCGCGGCGACACGCTCGGCGTGTTCCAGCTCGACGGCGGCCCGATGCGCTCGCTGCTGCGCCTGATGAAGCCGGACAACTTCGAGGACATCTCCGCGGTGCTGGCGCTCTACCGGCCCGGCCCGATGGGTGCGGACTCGCACACCAACTACGCGCTCCGCAAGAACGGCCTCCAGGACATCATCCCGATCCACCCGGAGCTGGAGACGCCGCTCAAGGAGATCCTCGGCCCGACGTACGGGCTGATCGTCTACCAGGAGCAGGTGCAGCGCGCCGCGCAGAAGCTGGCCGGTTACTCGCTCGGCCAGGCCGACCTGCTGCGCCGTGCCATGGGCAAGAAGAAGAAGGAGGTCCTGGAGAAGGAGTTCGTCCCGTTCCGCGACGGCATGCGGGCGAACAAATACTCCGACGAGGCCATCAAGGCGATCTGGGACGTGCTGGTCCCGTTCGCGGACTACGCGTTCAACAAGGCGCACACCGCGGGGTACGGGCTGGTCTCCTACTGGACCGGCTACCTCAAGGCGAACTACCCCGCCGAGTACATGGCCGGTCTGCTCACGTCCGTCGGTGACGACAAGGACAAGATGGCGCTCTACCTCGCGGAGTGCCGCCGGATGGGGATCAGTGTTCTCCCGCCGGACGTCAACGAGTCGGCCGGCCCGTTCACCCCGGTCGGCAAGGACATCCGGTTCGGCCTCGCCGCGGTCCGCAACGTCGGCGCGAACGTGGTGGAGGCGATCCGCCGGTGCCGCGACGACAAGGGCAAGTACACCGACTTCTACGACTTCCTCTCCAAGGTCGACGCGGTCGCCTGCAACAAGAAGACGATCGAATCGCTGATCAAGGCCGGCGCGTTCGACTCGATGGGCCACACCCGCAAGGGCCTGCTCGCCGTCCACGCGGAGGCGATCGACGCGTACTCCGGCGTCAAGAAGAACGAGGCCGTCGGCCAGTTCGACCTGTTCGGCGCCGGCTTCGGCGACGCGGCACCGTCCGCGACCGTCGCCATGCCGACCATCCCGGACAGCGAGTGGGACAAGCGCGACAAGCTGGCGTTCGAGCGCGAGATGCTCGGCCTCTACGTCTCCGACCACCCGCTCTTCGGCCTGGAGCACGTGCTCTCCCAGCACGCCGACACCAGCATCGCCGCGCTCGCCGAGGAGGGCACCGTCCCGGACGGCGCGGTCGTCACGCTGGCCGGCATCCTCTCCGGCGTCCAGCGCCGCGTCACCAAGCAGGGCAAGGCCTGGGCGTCCGCGTCACTGGAGGGCCTGGCCGGCGGCGTCGAGGCACTGTTCTTCCCGAACACCTATGAGATGGTCGGGCAGTACATCGCCGAGGACGCGATCGTGGTCGTCAAGGGCCGCATCGACCGCCGCGACGACACCCCGCGCATCATGGCGATGGACATGATGATGCCGGACGTCCACACCAACCCGGACACGAAGCCGGTCATCCTCACCATGCCCATCACCCGCTGCACCCCGCCACTGGTCGAACGCCTGAAGGAGGTGCTGATGCTGCACCCGGGCGACAACGAGATCCACGTCAAACTGGTCAACGGCGGCCGCACCACCGTCCTGCGCCTCGGCACCCGCGTCGCCCCGACCACCGCGCTGATGGGCGACCTGAAGAGCGTCCTCGGGCCCGCGGCCGTCGGATAA
- a CDS encoding response regulator transcription factor yields the protein MTMHSDTRQDLRRADGSPVRVLVVDDESTLAELLSMALRYEGWDVRSAGDGGGAVRAAREFRPDAVILDVMLPDMDGLEVLRRLRGETPEVPVLFLTAKDSVEDRIAGLTAGGDDYVTKPFSLEEVVARLRGLMRRAGRAAMRSDAELIVGDLSLDEDSHEVRRGGDMITLTATEFELLRYLMRNPRRVLSKAQILDRVWNYDFGGQANVVELYISYLRKKIDAGRKPMIHTMRGAGYVLKPAD from the coding sequence ATGACGATGCACTCCGACACACGCCAGGACCTGCGCCGCGCGGACGGCAGCCCGGTCCGGGTGCTGGTGGTCGACGACGAGTCCACGCTGGCGGAGCTGCTGTCCATGGCGCTGCGCTACGAGGGCTGGGACGTGCGCTCGGCCGGTGACGGCGGCGGCGCGGTGCGGGCGGCCCGCGAGTTCCGGCCGGACGCGGTGATCCTGGACGTGATGCTGCCGGACATGGACGGCCTGGAGGTGCTGCGCCGGCTGCGCGGCGAGACGCCCGAGGTGCCGGTGCTGTTCCTCACGGCCAAGGACTCGGTGGAGGACCGGATCGCGGGGCTGACCGCGGGCGGCGACGACTACGTGACGAAGCCGTTCAGCCTGGAGGAGGTCGTGGCGCGGCTGCGCGGGCTGATGCGCCGGGCCGGGCGGGCCGCGATGCGCTCGGACGCGGAGCTGATCGTCGGCGACCTGAGCCTGGACGAGGACAGTCACGAGGTACGGCGCGGCGGCGACATGATCACGCTCACCGCGACCGAGTTCGAGCTGCTCCGCTATCTGATGCGCAACCCGCGCCGGGTGCTGTCCAAGGCCCAGATCCTGGACCGGGTGTGGAACTACGACTTCGGCGGCCAGGCGAACGTCGTCGAGCTGTACATCTCGTACCTGCGCAAGAAGATCGACGCCGGGCGGAAGCCGATGATCCACACGATGCGCGGTGCCGGCTATGTCCTCAAGCCGGCGGACTGA